One window of the Hypanus sabinus isolate sHypSab1 unplaced genomic scaffold, sHypSab1.hap1 scaffold_375, whole genome shotgun sequence genome contains the following:
- the LOC132388658 gene encoding zinc finger protein 420-like, whose amino-acid sequence MVHQRVHTEERLFTCSDCGKGFTKSSKLKLHQRVHTGERPCTCSDCGKGFTGSYQLKVHQRIHTGERPFTCSDCGKGFTCSSKLKVHQRVHTGEKPFTCSDCGKGFTLSSKLKVHQRVHTGERPFTCSDCGKGFTQSSHLQAHKSVHTGERPFTCSYCGEGFTLSWQLLRHQSVHTGAWPFTCSVCGKGFTQSSTLMAHQRVHTGERPFTCSVCGKGFTCSTDLKVHQRVHTGERPFRCSDCGKGFTRSSHLTVHQRAHTGERPFTCSECGKRFTHSSHLLAHQRVHTGDRPFTCSDCGKGFTRSSHLMVHQRAHTGERPFTCSDCGKGFTWSSQLKVHQRVHTGERPFTCSDCGKRFTHSSQVKVHQRVHTEERPFTCLDCGKGFTLSSKQKVHQRVHTGEKPYTCSDCGEGFTLSSQLLRHQSVHTSERPFNCSVCGKGFTQSSTLMAQQRVHTGERPFTCSDCGKGFTCSTDLKVHQRVHTGERQFRCSDCGKGFTRSSHLMVHQRIHTGERPFTCSECGKGFTQSHHLQKHWSVHTGEKPFTDSSLNYTSV is encoded by the coding sequence ATGGTTcaccagcgagtccacactgaggagaggctgttcacctgctcagactgtgggaagggattcactaagtcatctaaactgaagctacatcagagagttcacactggggagagaccgtgtACTTGCTCggactgtggaaaaggattcactGGCTCATACCAACTGAAAGTACATCAaagaattcacactggagagaggccattcacttgctcagactgtgggaagggattcacttgctcatctaaactgaaggtccatcagcgagttcacactggggagaagccattcacctgctcagactgtgggaagggattcactctgtcatctaaactgaaggtacatcagcgagttcacactggagagaggccattcacctgctcagactgtgggaagggattcactcagtcatcccacctacaagcacacaagtcagttcacactggggagaggccgtttacctgctcatactgtggggagggattcactttgtcatggcagctactgagacaccagtctgttcacactggggcgtggccattcacctgctcagtgtgtgggaagggattcactcagtcatccacgctaatggctcaccagcgagttcacactggggagcggccgttcacctgctccgtctgtgggaagggattcacttgttcaACTGACCTGAAGGTGCATcaaagagttcacactggggaacggCCATTCagatgctcagactgtgggaagggattcactcggtcatctcacctaaCGGTTCATCAGCGCGCTCACACAGGGGagcgaccgttcacctgctcagaatgtgggaagagatttactcatTCATCCCACCTattggcacaccagcgagttcacacaggggaccggccattcacctgttcagactgtggtaaggggttcactcggtcatctcacctaaTGGTTCatcagcgagctcacactggggagaggccgttcacctgctctgactgtggtaagggattcacttggtcatctcaactgaaggtgcatcagcgagttcacacaggggagaggccattcacctgctcagactgtgggaaaagattcactcattcatctcaagtgaaggtacatcagagagttcacactgaggaacgaccgttcacctgcttagactgtgggaagggattcactctgtcatctaaacagaaggtacatcagcgagttcacactggggagaagccatacacctgctcagactgtggggagggattcactttgtcatcgcagctactgagacaccagtctgttcacactagcgagaggccattcaactgctcagtgtgtgggaagggattcactcagtcatccacactAATGGCTcagcagcgagttcacactggggagcggccgttcacctgctcggactgtgggaagggattcacttgttcaactgacctgaaggtacatcagagagttcacactggggaacggCAGTTCagatgctcagactgtggaaagggattcactcggtcatctcacctaatggttcatcagcgaattcacaccggggagaggccattcacctgctcagagtgtgggaaaggattcactcaatcaCACCACCTACAAAAACActggtcagttcacactggggagaagccattcacagaCTCAAGCCTGAATTATACCTCTGTGTAG